In a single window of the Gammaproteobacteria bacterium genome:
- a CDS encoding peptidylprolyl isomerase — MKLISHRVIFTTALLLSMPLHASEGDVIATVNGSPVTIKQLNTYAQIRQSQGQAEQLPEQMILDEVINRELITQDAIKRSFNKDESFTAALQEQTSNLLAAYTIQKIIQDGGEIDDATLRSEYDAYVATQSDLEYRARHILLDNEATAAAIISELDSGKDFSKLAEEKSTGPSATEGGSLGWFRPEQMIPEFSDVLITLKPGQYSDQPVKTQFGWHIILLEETRKQPAPTFDSMREGLKNNLISQRVQNYIKSLRNSANIVINEK, encoded by the coding sequence ATGAAACTAATTAGCCATCGCGTTATTTTCACGACCGCTCTACTGTTAAGCATGCCACTTCACGCCAGTGAAGGCGATGTCATTGCAACGGTCAACGGTAGCCCTGTCACCATCAAACAGCTCAACACCTATGCCCAAATACGTCAATCACAAGGGCAAGCGGAGCAACTGCCTGAGCAGATGATTCTGGATGAGGTGATCAACCGTGAGCTCATCACTCAGGATGCCATCAAACGCAGCTTCAATAAGGATGAGTCGTTCACCGCAGCCCTACAAGAGCAAACAAGCAACCTGCTGGCCGCCTACACCATTCAGAAAATCATCCAGGATGGAGGTGAAATCGATGATGCCACTCTACGCAGCGAATATGACGCCTATGTCGCCACACAGAGCGATCTTGAATACCGCGCCAGGCACATTTTATTAGATAACGAGGCGACTGCCGCCGCCATTATCAGCGAACTGGATAGTGGAAAAGATTTCTCCAAGCTGGCCGAAGAGAAGTCGACTGGCCCTTCCGCCACTGAGGGTGGCTCTTTGGGCTGGTTCCGGCCTGAGCAGATGATACCTGAGTTTTCCGATGTGCTGATCACCCTCAAGCCTGGTCAATACAGTGATCAACCCGTCAAAACACAGTTCGGCTGGCATATTATCCTGCTGGAAGAGACGCGCAAACAACCGGCTCCCACTTTTGACAGCATGCGTGAAGGGTTGAAAAACAACCTGATTAGCCAGCGAGTGCAAAACTACATTAAAAGCCTTCGCAATAGCGCCAATATTGTAATCAACGAAAAATAG
- a CDS encoding response regulator transcription factor — MKLLVIEDDESLRNMLSEYLTIKGSQVDTAGDGITGLHLAVVNDYDALIIDLTLPGIDGLEITSKLRNEAHKATPILMLTGRGTLDDKLTGFSKGADDYLVKPFELEELFVRLHALCKRQSKSIIRQHELSVGNLTLNTETMEVYREKRRIELTSTNLRLLEVLMRKAPHVVKHAELERSLWGDNPPDSSSLRTHIHYLRDALDKPFDGAMLNTVHGIGYRLSPLSNPAPDTRPIKTSRNSSTA, encoded by the coding sequence ATGAAACTGCTTGTTATTGAGGATGATGAGAGCCTGAGAAATATGCTTTCAGAGTACCTCACTATCAAAGGCAGTCAGGTCGATACCGCAGGCGATGGCATTACCGGCCTGCACCTTGCTGTTGTTAACGACTACGATGCGCTCATTATTGACCTCACCCTGCCCGGTATCGATGGCTTGGAGATCACCTCAAAACTACGTAACGAAGCCCACAAAGCCACACCTATTCTGATGCTAACCGGGCGAGGCACCCTTGATGATAAACTCACCGGCTTTAGTAAGGGTGCGGACGACTATCTGGTGAAACCATTCGAGCTCGAAGAGCTGTTTGTGCGGCTACACGCTCTTTGCAAGCGGCAATCCAAATCAATCATTCGTCAGCATGAGCTTTCGGTGGGGAATTTGACACTTAATACAGAGACAATGGAAGTGTACCGCGAGAAGAGACGTATTGAGCTCACCTCTACCAACCTGCGGCTGTTAGAGGTTTTAATGCGCAAAGCGCCCCATGTCGTTAAACATGCCGAGCTGGAGAGATCACTGTGGGGAGACAACCCACCCGACAGTAGCTCACTGCGCACTCACATACACTACCTGCGGGATGCCCTCGACAAACCTTTTGACGGCGCAATGCTAAACACTGTACATGGCATCGGCTATCGCCTCTCACCGCTGAGTAATCCGGCGCCTGACACTCGCCCTATAAAAACCAGCCGTAACAGCTCCACAGCATAA
- the thrC gene encoding threonine synthase, producing the protein MPFNSRYTGLIDKYRDRLPVNDDTRLISLGEGNTPLIKLSTIPRELGKNVEIYVKYEGLNPTGSFKDRGMTMAVTKAVEEGAKAIICASTGNTSAAAAAYAARAGITAFVLIPEGKIALGKLSQAMMHGAVVIQIKGNFDEGMQLVKEVASHAPVTIVNSINPYRLEGQKTAAFEIMEELGGAPDFHCLPVGNAGNITAHWMGYTEYKEHGIVNATPRMLGYQAAGSAPFMRGEMVDVPETVATAIRIGHPQSWDKAWQVKEESNGWFDECTDEEILAAQKLLAEKEGIFCEPASATSLAGAMRDIKSGKIPQGSKIVCTLTGHGLKDPDTAIAQSSAPMITTGATLEEVKKAILDNM; encoded by the coding sequence GGGTGAAGGTAATACACCGCTGATCAAATTGAGCACCATCCCCCGTGAGTTGGGTAAAAATGTTGAAATATATGTTAAATACGAAGGGCTGAATCCGACGGGATCGTTTAAAGATCGTGGCATGACCATGGCCGTGACCAAGGCGGTTGAAGAGGGTGCCAAGGCGATTATTTGTGCCTCAACCGGTAATACGTCTGCGGCGGCTGCCGCGTATGCCGCCCGTGCGGGAATTACCGCATTTGTCTTGATACCCGAAGGGAAAATTGCGCTGGGTAAGCTCTCGCAAGCGATGATGCACGGTGCGGTGGTTATTCAGATTAAAGGTAACTTTGATGAGGGGATGCAGCTGGTTAAAGAGGTGGCTTCACACGCACCGGTTACCATCGTTAACTCGATTAACCCTTATCGCCTGGAAGGCCAAAAAACCGCCGCTTTTGAGATCATGGAAGAGCTGGGTGGGGCACCTGACTTCCACTGTCTGCCAGTGGGTAATGCCGGTAATATCACCGCGCATTGGATGGGTTATACCGAATATAAAGAGCACGGCATTGTGAATGCCACACCTCGTATGCTGGGCTATCAAGCCGCAGGTTCTGCCCCCTTTATGCGTGGTGAAATGGTTGATGTGCCTGAAACGGTTGCCACCGCAATTCGTATCGGCCATCCACAATCCTGGGATAAGGCGTGGCAGGTAAAAGAGGAGTCAAATGGCTGGTTTGATGAGTGTACAGATGAAGAGATTCTAGCGGCGCAGAAGCTGTTGGCAGAGAAAGAAGGGATTTTCTGCGAACCGGCATCAGCCACTTCATTAGCGGGTGCCATGCGTGATATTAAATCAGGGAAGATTCCACAGGGTAGCAAAATTGTCTGCACCTTAACGGGGCATGGTCTGAAAGATCCAGATACGGCAATTGCTCAGAGCAGCGCACCTATGATTACGACTGGCGCAACGCTGGAAGAGGTTAAAAAGGCTATTTTGGATAATATGTAG